CCAATAACGGCGATGACCTGGATGTGATAGGCGTGGCGTTTGAATCCGGTATGGCGTGCCTGCACGTGCTGTTTATCCGTCAGGGGAAAGTGCTCGGCAGCCGCAGCTACTACCCGAAAGTGCCGAATGGCACCGAGCTTGCGGAAGTGGTGGAAACCTTTGTCGGGCAGTTCTATCTGCAGGGCAGCCAGATGCGCACGTTACCGGGCGAGATTTTGCTCGATTTCCCGCTCACCACGCCGGAACTGCTGGCCGAGACGCTGACAGAAATCGCCGGGCGACGTGTGAATGTGCAGACGCGCCCGCGTGGCGATCGCGCCCGCTACCTGAAACTTGCGCGCACCAACGCGGCGACGGCGCTGACCACGCGGCTTTCTCAGCAGTCCACCATCAGCCAGCGTCTTACCGCGCTGGCGCAGGCGCTGCATCTGCCGGAAATAAAGCGTATGGAGTGTTTCGACATCAGCCATACGATGGGCGAGCAGACCGTGACGTCCTGCGTGGTGTTTGACGCGAACGGCCCGCTGCGCGCGGAGTATCGACGCTATAATATTACCGGCATCACACCGGGCGATGATTATGCGGCGATGAATCAGGTGTTGCGCCGTCGCTACGGTAAGGCCATCGAAGAGAGCAAAGTGCCGGATATTATTCTTATCGACGGCGGCAAAGGGCAGCTTGGTCAGGCGAAATCCGTTTTTGCCGAACTGGACGTGCCGTGGGATAAACACCATCCGCTGCTGCTTGGCGTGGCCAAAGGCAGCGATCGCAAAGCCGGGCTGGAAACGTTGTTTCTGGAGCCGGAAGGGGAGGGCTTCGCCTTGCCGCCGGACTCTCCGGCGCTGCATGTGATTCAGCATATTCGCGATGAATCGCATAACCATGCGATTACCGGCCACCGTAAAAAACGCGCCAAAGTGAAGAACACCAGTACGCTTGAGACGATTGAAGGCATCGGCCCAAAACGCCGTCAGATGTTGCTCAAATATATGGGCGGATTGCAGCCGCTGTTGAACGCGTCGGTCGAAGAAATTGCGAAAGTGCCGGGCATCTCTCAGGCCCTTGCAGAAAAGATCTACTACTCGTTGAAACATTAAGGGCTATGTAGCAACATAGCGGTAATCTCAAATTATGACAGATAGTTACCTGCACTATGCGATTTAATATCCCTACATTGCTGACGCTGTTTCGAGTCATTCTGATCCCGTTTTTCGTGCTCGCATTCTATCTGCCTTTTCACTGGGCGCCTTTCGTCTGCGCGTTGATCTTCTGCTTTGCCGCGGTGACCGACTGGTTTGACGGTTTTCTCGCCCGCCGCTGGAATCAAAGCACGCGCTTTGGCGCGTTCCTCGACCCGGTTGCGGATAAAGTGATGGTGGCTATCGCGATGGTGCTTGTCGCCGAGCACTATCATAGCTGGTGGATTACCCTGCCGGCGGCCACTATGATCGCGCGTGAAATTATTATCTCCGCGCTGCGTGAATGGATGGCGGAGCTGGGCAAACGCAGCAGCGTGGCCGTCTCCTGGATTGGGAAAGTGAAAACCACCGCGCAGATGATGGCGCTGGTCGGTTTGCTGTGGCGTCCGAATCAGTGGGTTGAGTACGCCGCGATTGCACTCTTTTTCGTCGCTGCAGTGCTGACGTTCTGGTCAATGTTCCAGTATTTGAACGCCGCGCGCGGTGATTTGCTCGAACGTTGATCTATACGGCGTAAAATTCAGCAAACGAATCGCGTTGCCTGAAAATTTCGTTGACTCATTGCGTCAGGTAAGTAGAATGCAACGCATCGAACGGCGGCACGGTTCGCCGGACGGTAAGTAAATCAAGTAATTAGATTAAGCGATTCGCTTTCAGTTACTTCGATAAGCGGGAATAGCTCAGTTGGTAGAGCACGACCTTGCCAAGGTCGGGGTCGCGAGTTCGAGTCTCGTTTCCCGCTCCAAATTTTGATATCAGCCTCTTTGCTGGTGTCAGCCTGAAAAGGCAAGCAATTCTGGCGCGTTAACAAAGCGGTTATGTAGCGGATTGCAAATCCGCCTAGTCCGGTTCGACTCCGGAACGCGCCTCCACTTTCTTCCCGAGCCCGGGTGGTGAAATCGGTAGACACAAGGGATTTAAAATCCCTCGGCGTTCGCGCTGTGCGGGTTCAAGTCCCGCCCCGGGCACCATGGGAAAGACAAGAATAATCAAAGCAATAAGCAGTGTCGTGCAAACCACCTTCGGGTGGTTTTTTATTTTGTCGCGCCGTTTCCTGACATCTTTCCTGACATCATTTCTCGTTTTTTCCTGAGCGGCCACGGCGTCATCACGCTGATTCTTAATGTATTTAACTTAAGCGCACATCCTGAACACCATCACACTTCGCTAATAAATTAATCAATCACGATATATCATGTATCTGTTTTTCCATTCTGCTGCTACGTTTTAATAGCACCCCATCATGGTGCTCTCTACTCGCTGCAATGAGTTTTCCAGGTCAGCGTTCAGCCCCACGGTTGAGCCATTCTGACGCTGACTCACACGGGGGAAAATCGTACCTTGCAGAATAAGGGCCAGGACGGCGCAAACCATAACAGACTGAGCCAGTCCATGAGGACTGGCTTCTTTTTCCTCCCTCCCCGCACACCAAACTCTTTCCAGAAATACCGCCTGCCGAAATTCGGGGATTATGTCATCTGCCAGAAACGCTTAAGGTCAGTAAAAGATAACGAGGAAAAGACGATGGAATATCAGTTAACGGGCACCGCGGATGAAGAACTCAAAGCACGCATAAAAAAACAGGTCGGGCTTTATAACGCAAAGCATATGACGTCTGATCCGCAGGAGCTGATCATCAGCGTCACCGACGCGCAGGGCAATCTGACCGCCGGTCTGACCGGGCGTAGCTACTGGGGCTGCCTGCATATCGAATTTCTGTGGGTCGATGAAAGCCTGCGCGGGCAGGGCACCGGCGCGTCGCTCATGGCGATGGCCGAAGCAGAAGGGCGTAAGCGTGGTTGTAAACGGGTATTTGTGGATACCTTTAGCTTTCAGGCACCGGATTTTTACCGCAAACAGGGGTATGAAATCTACGGCGTGGCACCCGATTATCGCGATGGTCACTCCCGTTTTTACTTCAGCAAAGACCTGAGCGAAAAGTAAAAGCCCCGACATTGGGGCTTTAACCTGTTCAGCCAACCTCGCGCAATACGCCTGCGCTAATCAAAAACTGTATAGCCACAATGGCGATGCCGCAGGCAAAAACCAGTGCCAGCGTGAGACTGCCCCCCGCGACCTGCCAGCCTGCCGGGTGACGTTTACGGCTCTGCCAGGCGAGCAGGGAAGGGAGCAGCAGCGCCAGCACCGCCAGCGCCACGCCCGCATAGCCGAGCGCCATGGCAAACCCCTGCGGGTAGAAAAGCGAGAAAGCGAGCGGCGGCACAAAAGTCATCAGCCCGCTCTGGGCGCGGCCCGCTACGGTGCGGGAGCGTTTAAACATATCCGCCAGATAATCAAACAGCCCGAGTGACACGCCAAGAAACGAGGTGGCGAGCGCCAGATCGGCGAAAAGATGCACCGCCAGCTCCACGTGCGGCGAGGCGACGACATCGCGCACCGCCTGCAACAGACCATTCAGGCCAGCATGAGTAGCGAGCAGGCCCATAAAGGTGTCTGACGGGATGGCCCCCAGCGTGGCGAGCTGCCAGAACAGATATGCCACCAGCGGGATAGCGCTGCCGGTGATAAAAATCAGCTTAAGTTTGCGGACATCGCCCTTCATATAGCTGACGATACTTGGCACGCTGCCGTGAAAGCCAAATGACGTAAAAATGACCGGCAGCGCGGAGAGCGCCAGGCCTTTTTCCACCGGCAGCGTCAGCAGATTCACCTGATGAATATGCGGCATCATCATCGCCAGCATCACGACCAGAAAAATCGTTTTGGCTGTAAACAGCAGACGATTGACCAGATCCACGCTGTGCGTGCCGATGCTGACGATAAACCCGCCCACAAGCGTAAACGCCAGCACGCCGGCAGCAGGCGTAATGGCTACGCCCGTCCACTGGCTCAGGCTTGAGGCCAGCAGTTCGCCCGCGCCGCTGATATAGGCCGCCGTCAGCGCATACATCAAAAACAGCATGCTAAACCCGGCCAACCACTGGCCAGGTTTACCAAGATAATGCAACGCAAGCGTACCGAGCCCGGTCGATGCAGGCTGGTGCTGATAGACCTCTACCAACAACAGCGCGGTGTAGCACATCAGCCCCCAGAGTAAGAAAAGCAGCAGTGCGGTCACGCCAAAGCCAACGCCCGCCGCAGCCAGCGGCATCGCCAGCATCCCTGCGCCGATAGTCGTACCGGCGACGATAAAAATACTGCCAAAAGTGCGGTTCTTCACGCGGTGTACTGTCCTGCAATCATCAACTGGAAATTTATGCTGCGCAGGGTAAAGAATTCTGTTCACGTCGTCAAATTGACGTTACGTAGGGTGTAATTTTTTGTTTACGGAAGGGTGTGCAGGAAGATCTGCTTCAGCCGCTGTTAGCAGCGTCACAAAATAGAGGAAATGAAAGGCGGAGAGAATTAAAAGGCGGGAATAAAAACCGGTAATGACAGTGCCATTACCGGAAAAATATCAGGGCTGAGCGTCGAGCGTTGCCAGCTCTTTATCGATGAAATAAAGCCCTTCACCGCTTTTACCTGCGAGGCTCAGTTTATCCAGCACGGATTTAAACAGTTTTTCTTCTTCATGCTGTTCGGCCACATACCATTGCAGGAAATTAAAAGTGGGATAATCCTGCGTGGTCATCGCCACGTGCGCCAGTGCATTAATCTGGCGGGTGATCAGCTGCTCATGTTCGTACGTCGCCTGAAAGAGCGCATCAAGAGACGCATACTCGGCAAACGGCGACGGCACAGCGTTAATGCGCGGGAAACTGCCGGTATCTGTCAGATAGTTAAAGAGACGCTGCATATGCGTCATCTCTTCCTGCGCGTGGCGGCTTAAAAACGCCGCCGCCCCTTCAAAGCTGTGATAGCTGCACCAGGCGCTCATCTGCTGGTAAAGCAGAGAAGAATAGAGTTCAAGATTCATCTGCTCATTAAGTTTTTCAATCATATCTGGCTTCAGCATATTATTCTCCGCGATAACAGGGGTAATTATCGCCGCACTATAATTTGTTATTAAACTGTTTGCAAAAGATAAAATTAAAAAATCGTGGCGTTAATAATGCAAATAGGAATTAAAGTCATTCATTAATTAAATGAGAATTATTATTGCGAAAAAAGAAATAAATAAGACGATAAGAATAAACGTAAGAAGGAAAATAACAGGGGGAAGAAAAGAGAAGCGTACGCACAGCCACCGCCAGGCGGCGGCAGCTGTAACGCCGGTTTACCAGCCGCTGACCGCGCGGTTATTGATGGTAAAACCCCGGCACTGATACTCCAGCACGATAGATTCCGTCATGCATTGCGTGCCGGTGATAACTGAACACGTTTTGACCGGCGCACCGTAGGCTTCCGCCACGGCATAGCCCCAGTCCTGGCACTGGCGGTTCGCCATAGACTGCGCGACGTAGTTATCGACTTTCGCATGTTGCAGCGGTTGTTCGCTGATACCGAGTCTCACGGTGCCGGTAACTTTACTGCCGCCAACCACTTCCGGCGTTTTAGTAATGGTGCAGCCGCTCAGCGCGAGCAGCGCGGTAATGAAAATGACCTTGCGCATCGGTGTTCTCACAAAGTTTGCCTTCATAACATCATGCCACGCCATAGCCTGTCGCAATCGCCTGAAAAGCCCCCGGATCACCCCGTATCCCGCGCTTTAGCAAAACGCTCACGCACCGTGACTTTAAATAATCACTTAAGTTTATTGTTGCAATGCTTAAGTTCTGCGCGCGCAGGCCGACAACTACGATACGGTCAGTCTTTATCTGTGACGTAAAGAAATGCAGAAAAGGCAGGGATGGGTACCGTCATGTCTGCGCAGGGATGGCTTCTTCACACCAGGAATCAACATATGAATTTTATTCGCAATGTTAAAATCCGTGCGATGGTGGTATGGGGCTTGCTCTTATCCACAATCGCCTGGGTGGGGGTTTCCGGAGCGACGCTCTGGTTTCTTCATCACCTGGAAAATAGTCTTACGCTGAATGCTGAACAGGCGGGCTGGGTCAACACCGCGCAATGGCTGTTGAGTCTCTCCGTCGTGGGCAGTATTACCCTCACCATTCTGATGGAGCGCTACCTCTACTTCTGTCTGGTGCGCCCCGTTGAGATCATTCGCGGGCACCTGCACGTGCTGGCAGACGGTAACCTTGAGGTCAAACTTCAGGATCTCGGCCGCAACTGTGTCGGGCTGATGGTGCCCTATATCCAGCGCATGCAGGATAACTGGGAGAAAACCGTCAGCGCCATTCGCACCAGTGCGGAAACCATTCGCAGCCATTCGGGTGAAGTCTCGGGCGTGAATACCGAGCTTTCCACGCGTTCGGAAGAGCAGGCGGCGGCGCTGGAGCAAACCAGCTCCAGCATGCAGCAGCTCAGCAGCACGGTAAAACTCAACGCCGAAAACGCGAGCCATGCCAGCAAGCTTTCTGGTAACGCCACGCGCACGGCGCAAGCCGGCGGAGACTCCGTGAAACAGGTGATGGAAACCATGTCGCGCATTTCCAGCAGCTCCAGCAAAATTGTCGATATCACGACGGTGATCAACAGCATCGCCTTCCAGACCAATATTCTGGCGCTCAACGCCGCCGTGGAAGCGGCGCGCGCGGGCGAGCAGGGGCGTGGTTTTGCTGTTGTCGCGGGTGAGGTGCGCAATCTCGCGAGCCGCAGCGCGCAGGCGGCGAAAGAGATAGAAACGCTGCTTAACGAATCGGTCAGCAATATTCAGACCGGCTCCGGCCAGGTGAAAAAAGCGGGCGAGGCGATGGATGAAATTCTGACTGCCGTGCGCCAGGTGAACGATATTATGGGTGAAATCGCCAGCGCGTCCGGCGAGCAGAGCGACGGTATCAGTCAGGTGGGCATCGCAGTAAAAGAGATGGATGCTGTCACCCAGCAGAACGTACAACTGGTGCAGCAGTCCGTGCTGGCGTCAAACGATCTGGAGCGCCAGGCCACGCACCTGACCGAAGTGGTTGGCCTGTTCCGCCTGCGCGGACAGACGGCACGCGCGACGCCTGCCGCTGCAGCGCCACTCGTGCGGCCCGCGCTGGCTGGCAGCGCCGCGCCAAAGGCAACAGCCACAGAAACCAACTGGGAAACCTTCTGACAAAACGGGCATGAAAGAAAACTGTGAGCACCACTCTATTTTTTAAAACAATATTTCATTTAATTTGAAAGTTTGTTTGGTGAATAGTATGGTTGACTCACAGTTTGCTATTCATAGCCTTTTCAGGAGAGAACCCAATGAAAATTGCACTGATGATGGAAAACAGTCAGGCGGCCAAAAACGCGATCATCTATAAAGAGCTGAAAGCGGTGGCGGATGAAAAAGCGTTCCCGGTGTATAACGTCGGCATGAGTGATGAGAACGATCATCATCTCACCTACATTCACCTCGGGATTATGGCGAGCATCCTGCTGAATTCCAGAGCGGTGGATTTTGTGGTGACTGGCTGCGGCACCGGGCAGGGCGCGCTGATGTCCCTGAATATTCATCCGGGCGTAGTGTGCGGCTACTGCATCGATCCGGCGGACGCGTTCCTGTTCGCGCAAATCAACAACGGTAACGCGCTGGCGCTGCCGTTCGCGAAAGGTTTTGGCTGGGGCGCGGAACTCAACGTGCGCTTTATCTTTGAAAAAGCGTTTACCGGACGCAAAGGCGAGGGCTATCCGCCGGAGCGTAAAGAGCCGCAGGTGCGCAACGCGGGCATTCTGAACCAGGTGAAAGCTGCGGTGGTGAAAGAGAACTATCTCAATACCCTGCGCGCCATCGATCCTGAGCTGGTGAAAACCGCTGTTTCCGGCGAGCGCTTCCAGCAGTGCTTCTTTGATAACTGCCAGGATAAATCGATCGAAGGTTTCGTGCGTGAAATTCTCGGCTGATAAGGCCTGATGAAACAGCCAGCCCGCGGGCTGGCTTTTTTACGCCCGTTTGCCGGAGACGCTGTGGCCCGCGTGCGCAGCGAGGCGCAGCGTATCAAACATCCCCGCCAGGCTTATCAGGGCAATCATTACGAACGCCAGCCGGAAACTCGCGCCCGGAATATTGGCGCTCAAAAAAGAGGTACTTATCACCTCGCCAAGCCGGATGCCGATAGCGCCCAGCGTCACGCCAAGCCCCACGGCGAGCTGCGTGGCGGTGCTGAACAGCGTATTGGCGTAACTCATTTCGCCCGAAGGTACATCCGCAAACGCCAGCGTGCTGATGCCGGTAAACTGAATGGAGCGAAACACGCCGCCCAGAAAAAGAATCAGCAGAATCAGCCACACCGGGGTCTGCGGCGTCAGCAGCGCGCAGGCGAGCAGCGCCAGCACGTTCAGCAGGCCGTTAATCAGCAGCAGTTTTTTAAACCCGAGCCAGCGGATAAGCGGTGTTGTGGCAGGTTTTATCGTCAGGTTACCCGCGAAAACCGCCAGCACCAGCAGCCCGGAGTGAAACGCGTCCATGCCGAAGCCCACCTGAAACAGCAGCGGCAACAGAAACGGCACGGCGCTGATCGACGCACGAAACAGCGAACCGCCATACATCGTGACGCGAAAGGTCGGCACGGCCATCGCATCAAGGCGGATCATCGGGAACGGCGCGCGGCGAAAATGGCGCAGCGCGAAGACCAGCGCCCCGCACCCCGCCAGCAGCAGCGCGCCTGCAAGCAGGCCGTTTGATTCGCGCGCGGCCAGCATCTCCATCGCGCACACCAGCGCCACCATCGCCAGCGCGGTGGCGAGAAAACCGGGCGTATCAAACGGGCGGCGAACGTCATCGTGATTATCAGGAATAAGACGCCAGGCGAGCGCCATCGCGATAAGCCCGGCGGGCAGGTTAATAAAGAAAATCCAGCGCCAGTTTGCATAACTGGTGATAAACCCGCCGAGCGGCGGCCCGATAATGGGCGCCACCAGCGCGGGCCAGGTCAGCGTGGCGATAGCCGTAATCAACTGGTGTTTGGGCGTGACGCGCAGCACCGCGAGACGGCCGACCGGCACCATCAGCGCGCCGCCCGCGCCCTGCAATACGCGCATCAGCACAAACATTTCAAGCGAGTTAGCGAGCCCGCACAGCACCGACGCGCCGGTAAAAATCCCCAGCGCCAGCGTAAACACCTTACGCGCGCCGAAACGGTCGGCAATCCAGCCACTTGCCGGGATCAAGACCGCGAGCGTCAGCAGATAAGCGCTGATGCCAATATTCAGCGCGACCGCTTCGACACCGAAGGTGTGCGCCATCGTCGGCAGGGCAGTCGCTATCACCGTACCGTCGAGGAACTCCATAAAGAACGCGCCCGCCACCAGCAGCGCGGCGGGAGAGACGCCGCCTGCGCTGGCTTTCGCCATGTTCTGCCCCATACCCGCTCCCTAAAATTTTTTTATAAAAATTAATCAAATTGCACAAGCGTTAAGTGCCGGAAATGAAAGCAATTTGTTAACATTCAGTTCATTTTCATTAACAGCGTGGCGTGATTTTAATCACAAAATGGTTGATTTTTGTGATGCGGGTCATATTATTGGCGGGTAGCAACACGCTAACCAGAATGAATAAAACCGGAGCACGCCATGAAACTGCGTAAAATCCTTAAAAGCATGTTTGAAAATTACTGCAAAACCTTCAAAGACGTTCCGCCAGCCGGGATGTTCTGATAAAAAACCTGCCGCTGGCAGGTTTTTTTATGTCCGCATTTCTTGTTATACCCGCCATTGCCTCGTTCTGAAACCCTTAGTGCTGATTTATGAAATGATGGTTCATTTTAAACCCTCCAGTGTACCAGGTTCGCAATTGCCGGGCTTTGCCGCTACTATGTGCGCCTTGACGCTAAGGAGAATGCAATGTCCCAATCCCTCACTGCCGAAGATGAACTGGTTTCCGACGTCGTCGCCTGCCAGTTGGTGATTAAACAGATCCTGGACGTTATCGACGTCATCGCGCCGGTAGAAGTGCGCGACAAAATGGCGAGCCAGCTGAAAAGCATCGATTTCTCCGGCCATCCCTCCGCCGATCCGGTGACGCTGCGCGCCATTCAGAAAGCGGTGGCGCTAATTGAGCTGCGCTTCACCCCGCAGAACGAAGCGCACTAAGCAAAACGGCCCCGACGGGGCCGTTATCAGTTAAAAAATCCCATCCAGGCGCAGGCGAACAGCCACAGCGCCATCAGCCGCTGAAAGCGCACCAGCGCTTTGTCGCTGCGAAATACCCGCTGCACGCCGCTGCCAAGCCAGGCCCAGGCGGCGAGGCACAGCAGCGAAATCACAAGAAAGCCCAGCGCCTGAAACGAAAGTATGGTGAGCGCGCGGCCGCTGTGCGGCGCGAAGACCGTCACGACCGCCATCGCCATCATCCAGGTTTTCGGGTTAATCAGCTGTAATGCCGCCGCCGCGCCGGCGCCAAACGGTTTGCTCGCCTCGCCCGAGAGCGAGACCGCGGGTGAACGGAACAGCTGCCAGCTCATCCACGTCAGCCACAGCGCGCCAGCAAGTGCCATCAGACGCGCAAGCCAGGGGGCGTGGCGCAGCGCTTCACCCGGCCCGACGCCGCACATCAGCACAATAGCGCTGGAGGCCAGGCACGCGCCGACAACCGCGGGCAGCGTCGCGCGGGTGCCGTAACGCTGGCTGTTGGAGAGAATCAAAATGTTGGTCGGCCCCGGCGTAATCGAGGCCACAAAAGCGAAGAATAAAAAGGGCAGTTGTTGTGTAAGCAGGCTCATAGCATCTCCCGTTGTCTGAGCCTTTATCCTGCGTGACTCAGGCGCTGGCGTCTGGAAGATTCGTGCAGAGTTTGCGGTAGTGGGCGGGCGATAGCCGATAGGCGCGCTGGAACCAGCGCCCCAGATGGCTTTGATCGGCGAAACCGAGCGCCGCCGCCACGTCCACCGGCGTCATGCCGCGCGCAAGCATCGCTCTGGCGCGGGCGAGGCGCAGTTGCACCAGCCAGGCGTGGGGTGCCATACCAAAGGCGTGCTTGAACGTGCGCGACAGCGTAAAGCGGTCGGTGCCGAGCGCCTGTGCCAGTTCCGCCAGCCCGATATTCTCACCGAGATGCGCATACAGATAATCACGGGCGCGCAGCGCCATCTGCGCGTCGCGAATTTCACCTGGCAGCCGTTTGCGCCACTGGCACTGGTGCGTGAGCTGGCTTAACAGGTTATCCATCACGCCCTGCTGCACAATGCGCATTTCATCGTGATGCAGCGCGGTGAATGTCGAGGCAATCGCCTGTACCAGCGCGGGCTCACGGGCGATGGTGCGGGCGAAGTGTAGCTCGTAGCTGTCCGGCACGGTGGCGTAGAGCCCGCCGAGCGTTTCCCGCAGCCAGCGTTCATCGAGATAAAACGTGAGATAGGTAAAGCCGCCCGCCAGCGGCGCGTCGCCGTCATGGGTTTCTCCGGGCTCCAGCAGAAACGCCGCACCCGGCGTGCTCTGGTGACGCTCACGGCGACAGTGAAACTGCTGGGTACCGGCGAGCGTCATGCCCACCAGATAGCTGTCGTGCCAGTGCGGATCGTAAGCGTGGCCTTCAAAATGGGCGCGGATGGTTTCGATGCCGGTGTCAGCGTGCTGACGTAATTCAATCCAGTCTTTAGCCATAGCGTCTCCTGTGAAAGGAAACTCTAGCATAACGAGTCTTTAACAAAAGTCTGGAAGATTTGTGCAGGCGGTCCGCAGACCGCCCTGTTTGAGACGCATCAGAAGAAGAGTTGCACCAGCAGATAGCTGGCAGCGCAGGCGCAGCTGACGCCAATCAGCCCCGGCAGGATAAAGCTGTGGTTTAAGATGAATTTGCCGATGCGCGTGGTGCCGGAGCGGTCAAAACCGATGCACGCGAGGTCGCTTGGGTAGGTCGGCAGTACGAAATAGCCGTAAGAGGCCGGGAAAAATGCCACCAGCATTTTCGGCTCGACGCCCAGCATCAGCCCCATTGGCGCGACGGCGGTCAGCGCCGCCGCCTGGCTGTTCACCAGTTTAGAAACCAGAAACAGCACGATCGCGTAGGTCCAGGGGTGGCTTTTCACCACGCCTTCCAGCGCCAGTTTCAGCTCGTTTAAATGCGCCTGGAAAAAGGTGTCGCTCATCCACGCCACACCAAACACCGAGAAAATCGCCACCATCCCGGCTTTAAACACCGCACCGCTGGAAATGGACGCCGCGTTCACTTTGCAGACGACGAGCATCACCGCGCCTGCAATCAGCATCATCATCTGAATAACCAGATTCATGGAGAGCGGGGCGATATTGCCTTTCACCTCAAATGCCGGACGCAGCGCGGCGATCGCGCCGAGCAGCACCACCAGCGCAATGGCGGCGAAGAAAATCCAGGTGGACCACCAGGCGTGTTTGTCAAAGCGCTGATTCATCAGCGTTTCGCTGCCGCCATAGAGGTATTCACGCTGTTTCGGATCGCGCAGACGCGCCTGGAACGCCTCGTCGTCTTTTAAATCTTTACCGCGCCGCAGGCTCCAGAGCGCGGCGACCAGTACGCCGAAGAGCGATGCCGGTACGGAAACCGCGAGAATTTCCAGAATGCTCCATGCCTCGCCGATGCCGTGCTGCGCGCCGAGAATCGACACCAGTGATACCACGGCGACCGACACCGGCGAGGCGGTGATCGCCATTTGTGAGGCGACGGACGCCACGGCCATCGGGCGTTCAGGGCGTATGTCTTTCTTCAGCGCGATGTCGGCAATAATCGGGAACATGGTGT
This sequence is a window from Cronobacter sakazakii. Protein-coding genes within it:
- the uvrC gene encoding excinuclease ABC subunit UvrC, giving the protein MSEVFDSKSFLKTVTSQPGVYRMYDASGTVIYVGKAKDLKKRLSSYFRSNLASRKTEALVAQIQNIDVTVTHTETEALLLEHNYIKLYQPRYNVLLRDDKSYPYIFLSGDTHPRLAIHRGAKHAKGEYFGPFPNGYAVRETLALLQKIFPIRQCENSVYRNRSRPCLQYQIGRCLGPCVEGLVSEEDYAQQVEYVRLFLAGKDDQVINQLVSRMEQASQNLAFEEAARLRDQIQAVRRVTEKQFVSNNGDDLDVIGVAFESGMACLHVLFIRQGKVLGSRSYYPKVPNGTELAEVVETFVGQFYLQGSQMRTLPGEILLDFPLTTPELLAETLTEIAGRRVNVQTRPRGDRARYLKLARTNAATALTTRLSQQSTISQRLTALAQALHLPEIKRMECFDISHTMGEQTVTSCVVFDANGPLRAEYRRYNITGITPGDDYAAMNQVLRRRYGKAIEESKVPDIILIDGGKGQLGQAKSVFAELDVPWDKHHPLLLGVAKGSDRKAGLETLFLEPEGEGFALPPDSPALHVIQHIRDESHNHAITGHRKKRAKVKNTSTLETIEGIGPKRRQMLLKYMGGLQPLLNASVEEIAKVPGISQALAEKIYYSLKH
- the pgsA gene encoding CDP-diacylglycerol--glycerol-3-phosphate 3-phosphatidyltransferase, encoding MRFNIPTLLTLFRVILIPFFVLAFYLPFHWAPFVCALIFCFAAVTDWFDGFLARRWNQSTRFGAFLDPVADKVMVAIAMVLVAEHYHSWWITLPAATMIAREIIISALREWMAELGKRSSVAVSWIGKVKTTAQMMALVGLLWRPNQWVEYAAIALFFVAAVLTFWSMFQYLNAARGDLLER
- a CDS encoding GNAT family N-acetyltransferase; this encodes MEYQLTGTADEELKARIKKQVGLYNAKHMTSDPQELIISVTDAQGNLTAGLTGRSYWGCLHIEFLWVDESLRGQGTGASLMAMAEAEGRKRGCKRVFVDTFSFQAPDFYRKQGYEIYGVAPDYRDGHSRFYFSKDLSEK
- the tyrP gene encoding tyrosine transporter TyrP, which translates into the protein MKNRTFGSIFIVAGTTIGAGMLAMPLAAAGVGFGVTALLLFLLWGLMCYTALLLVEVYQHQPASTGLGTLALHYLGKPGQWLAGFSMLFLMYALTAAYISGAGELLASSLSQWTGVAITPAAGVLAFTLVGGFIVSIGTHSVDLVNRLLFTAKTIFLVVMLAMMMPHIHQVNLLTLPVEKGLALSALPVIFTSFGFHGSVPSIVSYMKGDVRKLKLIFITGSAIPLVAYLFWQLATLGAIPSDTFMGLLATHAGLNGLLQAVRDVVASPHVELAVHLFADLALATSFLGVSLGLFDYLADMFKRSRTVAGRAQSGLMTFVPPLAFSLFYPQGFAMALGYAGVALAVLALLLPSLLAWQSRKRHPAGWQVAGGSLTLALVFACGIAIVAIQFLISAGVLREVG
- the ftnA gene encoding non-heme ferritin, with the protein product MLKPDMIEKLNEQMNLELYSSLLYQQMSAWCSYHSFEGAAAFLSRHAQEEMTHMQRLFNYLTDTGSFPRINAVPSPFAEYASLDALFQATYEHEQLITRQINALAHVAMTTQDYPTFNFLQWYVAEQHEEEKLFKSVLDKLSLAGKSGEGLYFIDKELATLDAQP
- the yecR gene encoding YecR family lipoprotein → MRTPMRKVIFITALLALSGCTITKTPEVVGGSKVTGTVRLGISEQPLQHAKVDNYVAQSMANRQCQDWGYAVAEAYGAPVKTCSVITGTQCMTESIVLEYQCRGFTINNRAVSGW
- a CDS encoding methyl-accepting chemotaxis protein is translated as MNFIRNVKIRAMVVWGLLLSTIAWVGVSGATLWFLHHLENSLTLNAEQAGWVNTAQWLLSLSVVGSITLTILMERYLYFCLVRPVEIIRGHLHVLADGNLEVKLQDLGRNCVGLMVPYIQRMQDNWEKTVSAIRTSAETIRSHSGEVSGVNTELSTRSEEQAAALEQTSSSMQQLSSTVKLNAENASHASKLSGNATRTAQAGGDSVKQVMETMSRISSSSSKIVDITTVINSIAFQTNILALNAAVEAARAGEQGRGFAVVAGEVRNLASRSAQAAKEIETLLNESVSNIQTGSGQVKKAGEAMDEILTAVRQVNDIMGEIASASGEQSDGISQVGIAVKEMDAVTQQNVQLVQQSVLASNDLERQATHLTEVVGLFRLRGQTARATPAAAAPLVRPALAGSAAPKATATETNWETF
- a CDS encoding RpiB/LacA/LacB family sugar-phosphate isomerase, with the translated sequence MKIALMMENSQAAKNAIIYKELKAVADEKAFPVYNVGMSDENDHHLTYIHLGIMASILLNSRAVDFVVTGCGTGQGALMSLNIHPGVVCGYCIDPADAFLFAQINNGNALALPFAKGFGWGAELNVRFIFEKAFTGRKGEGYPPERKEPQVRNAGILNQVKAAVVKENYLNTLRAIDPELVKTAVSGERFQQCFFDNCQDKSIEGFVREILG